The nucleotide sequence GCGGCGGTGTCGGGTCGACCGCACGGCACGGCGGACGACGTCGCCAAGGTCGTACGGGACGAGATCGGCGTCATCTCGCGCCAGGCGGTGTACGACGCCCTCGGCATCCTGGCCGATAAGAGGCTCATCCGACGCATCCAGCCGGCCGGGTCGCCGGCGCGCTACGAGGACCGGGTCGGCGACAACCACCACCACTTGATTTGCCGCACTTGCGGCCGTATGGTCGATGTCGACTGCGCAGTCGGTGACGCGCCGTGCCTGACCGCCGCCGCCGACTCGGGCTACGAGATCGACGAGGCAGAGGTCATCTATTGGGGCCGCTGCCCCGAATGTCTTGCCCAGGACCCGACTCCGGTCGGGGATTGAAGCGGAGACCGGCCCCGTCTCACACGTCCCACACAGGCGCAACGACAGCGATACCGACCGAGCAACTCGAAACGAACAGACCTGCCAAAGATAAGGAGAACCAACATGTCAGACGATGCAAGCAAATGCCCAGTGACGGGCGGATCTCATTCACGCGGCGCCGTGGCGAACCAGCGCTGGTGGCCGAACCAGCTGGGTCGGAAGATGCTCCAGCAGAACCCTCCCTCGGGCGAGCCAGTGGGCGGGGAGTGCGAGTACGCGGAGGAGTTCAAGAAGCTCGGCGTGGAGGCGCTGAAGAAGGACCTCCGTGCGTGGAGGACCGA is from bacterium and encodes:
- a CDS encoding transcriptional repressor, which gives rise to MLRRHGVQVTAQRLAVLAAVSGRPHGTADDVAKVVRDEIGVISRQAVYDALGILADKRLIRRIQPAGSPARYEDRVGDNHHHLICRTCGRMVDVDCAVGDAPCLTAAADSGYEIDEAEVIYWGRCPECLAQDPTPVGD